In Eulemur rufifrons isolate Redbay chromosome 29, OSU_ERuf_1, whole genome shotgun sequence, one DNA window encodes the following:
- the DBF4 gene encoding protein DBF4 homolog A — MNPGAMRIHSKGHFQGGIQVKNEKNRPSLKSLKTDNQPEKSKYKPLWGKVFYLDLPSVTISEKLQKDIKDLGGRVEEFLSKDISYLISNKKEAKFAQTLGRISPVPSPESAFTAETTSPHPSHDGSSFKSPDTVCLSRGKLLVEKAIKDHDFIPSNSILSNALSWGVKILHIDDIRYYIEQKKKELYLLKKSSTSVKDVGKKVGIGTQKTRTGRLKKPFVKVEDTSQLYRPFYLQLTNMPFINYSIEKPCSPFDVDKPSSIQNQTQVKLRIQTDGDKCGATPVQLQLKEKKKKGYCECCLQKYEDLETHLLSEQHRNFAQSNQYQVVDDVISKLVFDFMEYERDTPKKKRIKYSVGSPSPISANVLKKTEPKGKLELQCISQKDFRENVQVTEQNFLCKETQGPGQKLMFISDSIPSPSNELRGPNEKTANKCSMLNPVESDIKQNYTYLPPYKNKQECNLEISEHKLIVSENDLEELRVDACPYSLQTSMHVSNFNMDNSASQLKQRSDTILFPAKDLKGKDLHSIFGHNSGLITKNSSQEHLTIQAKTPSHSPEEPNECDIKNIDSLPFGKIHRKVKILLGRNKKENLEPNTELDKKRTEFLITQEENRICSSSVQSLLDLFQTSEEKSEFLGFTSYTENSDICNVLDIWEEENSNDLFSMLFSSPSTSTFTGF; from the exons ATGAACCCCGGAGCCATGAGGATCCACAGCAAAGGACATTTCCAGG GTGGAATCCaagtcaaaaatgaaaaaaatagaccATCTTTGAAATCTCTGAAAACTGACAACCAGccagaaaaatccaaatataagCCCCTATGGGGGAAAGTATTTTACCTTGACTTACCTTCTGTCACCATATCTGAAAAACTGCAAAAGGACATTAAGGATCTGGGAGGG cGAGTTGAAGAATTTCTCAGCAAAGATATCAGTTatcttatttcaaataaaaaggaagCTAAATTTGCACAAACCTTGGGTCGAATCTCTCCTGTACCAAGTCCAGAATCTGCATTTACTGCAGAAACCACTTCACCTCATCCCAGCCATGATGGAAGTTCATTTAAGTCACCAGACACA GTGTGTTTAAGCAGAGGAAAATTATTAGTTGAAAAAGCTATCAAGGACCAT GATTTTATTCCTTCAAACAGTATATTATCAAATGCCTTATCATGGGGAGTAAAAATTCTTCATATTGATG acaTTCGATACTAcattgaacaaaagaaaaaagagttgtATTTACTGAAGAAATCAAGTACTTCTGTAAAAGATGtg gggaaaaaagttgGTATTGGCACACAAAAAACAAGAA CAGGAAGACTCAAAAAGCCTTTTGTAAAGGTGGAAGATACAAGCCA actTTATAGGCCATTTTATCTTCAGCTGACCAATATGccttttataaattattctatTGAGAAGCCTTGCAGCCCATTTGATGTAGATAAGCCATCTAGCATCCAAAACCAAACTCAGGTTAAACTAAG AATCCAAACAGATGGTGATAAATGTGGTGCAACCCCAGTCCAACTCCagttgaaagagaagaaaaaaaagggatATTGTGAATGTTGCTTGCAGAAATATGAAGATCTCGAAACT cacCTTCTAAGTGAGCAACACAGAAACTTTGCACAGAGTAACCAGTATCAAGTTGTTGATGACGTTATATCTAAGTTAGTTTTTGACTTTATGGAATATGAAAGAGACACACCTAAAAAAAAGAG aataaaatacagtgTTGGATCACCTTCTCCCATTTCTGCAAATGTCCTGAAAAAGACTGAACCAAAAGGAAAACTAGAATTGCAATGTATTTCTCAGAAGGACTTCAGGGAAAATGTACAGGTGACGGAGCAGAATTTCCTATGTAAAGAGACCCAGGGTCCTGGACAAAAGCTTATGTTCATTTCAGATTCCATCCCCTCCCCTTCAAATGAACTGAGAGGACCAAATGAGAAAACAGCGAATAAATGTTCCATGTTAAATCCAGTTGAAAGTGACATAAAACAGAATTATACATACCTACctccatataaaaataaacaggaatgcAATCTTGAAATTTCTGAACATAAATTAATTGTAAGTGAAAATGACTTAGAAGAACTAAGAGTAGATGCCTGTCCTTACAGTCTGCAGACATCTATGCATGTTTCTAATTTCAACATGGATAATAGTGCATCACAACTAAAGCAAAGGTCAGATACTATACTTTTTCCAGCAAAGGATCTGAAGGGAAAGGACCTTCATTCAATATTTGGTCATAATTCTGGTCTGATAACAAAAAACAGTTCACAAGAGCACCTGACAATTCAGGCAAAGACTCCATCTCATAGTCCTGAGGAACCCAATGAATGTGACATCAAGAATATAGATAGTTTACCTTTTGGTAAAATCCATcgaaaagtgaaaatattattaggacgaaataaaaaagaaaatctggaacCAAATACTGAATTAGATAAGAAAAGAACTGAATTTCTTATTAcacaagaagaaaacagaatttgtaGTTCATCAGTACAATCTTTACTGGACTTGTTTCAGACTAGTGAAGAGAAATCAGAATTTTTGGGTTTTACAAGCTACACCGAAAACAGTGATATATGCAATGTTTTAGATATTtgggaagaagaaaattcaaatgatcTGTTTTCAAtgcttttctcttccccttcGACTTCTACATTTACTGGCTTTTAG